The genome window ACTGCTAAGGACCAAATAACACAGGTTTGGTGGTTGTCAGAAGACTGTGAGGGTGGCAGGGTGATCTAACAGAGTGActgtttgaaaaagaaaaagttttaatTGCTGCAACTGCTTCGGAAAAATTATTTTCTAGTGTGGGAGGTCAGAGTTTGTGTCGCAACCTAGAGATTGTAAATTTAGTTTCTGCAGCAGGTACAGAGTCCACAAGAAAATTCAGTGTCCTTCAACAACCCCTGCTCTCTTGTTTGAAGTCTGAATAAAATTATACTTTGGCTGTATGCCAAACAAAAGTAGAAGCCGACACATGGGAAGCATCTGTTTGGTCTGTACGACCACACTGGCTGGAGATGAGATGATCtttccagcagcagatgtgTCGTATCCACCACAGTAAAAACAGACTGACCTGGAAGATGTAGTCGCCTGGCTTAATGTCTGTGATGTCAATCCACTGACAATCAATGTCGTGCCTGTAGGTATCCCAGCAGCCAACTGTAATTCCTTGTGCACCGAAGTTTGCACATTCGTACCTTTTCTGGATACCTGTCAGCAttcaaaaatagttttcatttttctatttaaacCTGGCTTTGTTCAGAAAGTTCCATCATATCAAGCATTCAACGACATAGTCTTTtcaaaagaaacaggaaaagaagatGTCTGTATTTACCCTCGTCACAATTACTGTCCTCCAGACAGAAGCTGGCTTTGTGTCCCTCTGCCACTTTAGTGCCATTCAGACTCAGCAAATCATAGTGGGTGAAAACCTCCATGCTATGGTAATGTCTAGGAATGACAAAGCCGACAAGAcgacaaaataataaatgttaagACATCccctatatatgtgtgtttttagctgtgtcacaaaaacatatattatgattaagatagactttatttatcccacttgtgggaaatttacatgtcacagcagcaagagacaagaatgacaaaaatagaaaaataaaaaataaaaatataaaaaaatacacGTAGCAATAAACTATAAACTGTTTGGCTCATTGAGGTCTCACCTGTGACATTCATGCCAAATCCAGGAGTGGTGTGCCGCCCGTGGCCTGAAGTCTGACTGGCCGTTGTTGTGGATCTGGGAGGAGAAGCGGAGAAGGCGGCGGTATGAGGTGGGGTCGGCTTTGTCAGCGCTGCTGGAAAGACAGTTCTCCTCTTGGGCACACTGCAACGCATACATGGGCCTGTCCTCCAGGTAGGTGGTCTGCTCTACAACCTGAGCATTGAGAACCAGATCTGGGGCCGCTGGGAGGGAGCGTGTAATGAggaaattacttttaaaaaatagtatttTCTACAGTTTAAGAATATATCTTAATTCTCTTCTACACGTATAAGGTATTTGTATTCTGCAGTTTCTTACTCTGAGTACATGAGACCCCAGCAGAGAAGCGTCCACCTCCTTTAGCACACTGGATGTGTTTCCCATGATGTAGACACTGATCCAGAGTCAGCTCAGTTCCCGAACACCTCACTCCGCTCATCACCACAGTGTCAGCTGAGGACTCTCCCCCCCAGTACCATGTTTCCTgacaaaagaaaagcacagaaaaaacagattcaaaTGAATGATTATCAAATCTTAAAACAATAGTTCACAGTATGAAGTTCACACACTTTTTGCTTCCTttgctaagctatgctaactgtctgctggctgtagcttcatatttaaaagcAAATAAGGGAATTTTCCATAATGTCAAACCACTTCTTTGAATCTGAGTTGAGTCAAAGACTCAAGTTCACAGCTCAGTTGCATAATTTCATCTATTTGTGCCTCAGTCAACTGGAAACAAGTGAGTGAAGATTGTGCTGCTTAAACTGTTTTGGAAAAAAGGATTTGTGTGGGACGGTTTTGAACCGATACattatcttttatctttatattttcCTCTTGTATTTAATTTTCAGACACGATATCCTGGTTGCCCCCACAGGGCAAATCTAATCAAAGGGTgtatcacacatcacacacacacacacagcaagggGTGCTCTGTTGTCCTCATAGCCTCTGACTCAGCCTTATTACAGCCTTTTCGCAGGCCACAGGGAAACCcatcctaaccctaaccccgGTAACAGAAAACTCATACTTTCCGTCATCTTCCAAGGAAACGGACGATTCATGAGAGAGAAAGCCGAGGGATATGGATGTGGGAGTGCTTGTTGGTGGGTTGAGCTGAGGGATAGACATACAGCGGTATAGTTTAAGctctgtgtcattttttccatctgGTGGTGGGATTTGCCTGCAGAAGCATTTAAAAGTCAGACGGGAAAGAGTCTCTGGAGAAACTGATTCTCTGCTCTGCTATGATAACAAAGAGCAGACGTTTATTATTCCTAAAGCTGCCGCTAACATGAGAACTCTTATGCAACAGCATCTTTCTGTACGTGGAGAGAGACTCGTCGTTAGGATACCTTTATTATTTGTCTTGGCACAGAATTACtctgtaataaaacaaaataactaGTCGTAATCGTGAGTAGACACTTCATttcagatgctggatcagagaAGTATCATGTTGTAATCTACTTGACTGGAGGGTGAGTGCTCGAGCAGTGACCACAAACACATGATGACATGTTTACGTGTTGCTCCATTAGAAGTTCATTGCACGTAATTGTCCCAAACACAGCCTCGTGAGATAAACAGCCCCAACCAGACCCAGTCCAAGTTCCACTCATAAACCCCCCTGCTGTTATCAGGGCATGTCACAGTGATTCACACATACTTTCCAGACCTACATAATCTTAAACACCACAGTGGTTTCTCCCctgaaatagaaaaatataaagaacaCAAGTAGGGGTTTCTATCTTTACCAGCCTCTCACCTCATGATATAAATGCAGCACAGGGGTCTCCTTTAAAAAGCCAGAGGAAAACGTAAGCAGGACAGGACTGTGACGCTGCCAAGTCATGCCACTGGCTTTACTGGTGGAGGGGTCCACTAAACTTCAAACGAGAAGTCAAGGCTTTTCCCATCACTCCTGCTGAGGAGCTGAACGCTCATTTGTGTCATAGATTTAACGTGCTTGTCCTGCTTTctctgctgactgtgtgtttttgatgttgctAAGCAAGCGCCATCTTTATTTTGCCCtctgggatcaataaagtttgaGCTTGTTAGAGTGAGAGTTAATGGCGttcactcacacgcacacacgcacacactcagacattaAAATAGGCAGAACTGCCAgactcatctcatctcatccaTATTACATGTGACATAACTATTCGTCTCCTACGCTGTAGAATTCAAGTCCATCTCAAAGAATCAAGTAAGGTTTACTTTCTAAGCTACAAATGAACCTAACTTTGTTACGTTGGTGCTATAATGTGAGGGaaaggaaagatgaaaaagCACAGATATGAGCTGGGCCTGAGGTGCACACAGGTCCCACTGTGTACCATTTGGAAACTGCATGTGTCAGAGTTTTTCTATTTTACCAATTTAACTTGGTCACTAATGTAAAATTACTTCTACTTTACATTAACTTGACATTGCACAGAAACATATAATGATAATAAGGATGTAATCTCAAGAAAAGAACACTCCcatcaccaaaaaaatgaaGGAACCATGATGGAAACTATACATTGACATGCTATTGCTGCTACTGAATGGGCCTTGACCTgagattattttattaaatatgaataattcCATATATTGATGATAAATGTGCGTAGTTTCAGtagtaaatgtgtaaatatgaatCATCCAGTCAACTATGTTTATCACTGCTGTACAAGCTGTCATGCATAGGAGTTTCACAGTTTAGTTTGATACCAGTCCTGCTGTTGTTAAAAAGTCGGTGGTCAGTGTGAACTTTGGCATCCTGAATGCCACAGTGACCAATCCCACACATGTGGTGTGATGTGGTTTAGTGACTTGAGGAAGAATTCTGAAAAAGTTTTCCCAACATTAAATAAACtggaatgactgaatgaatgaattatgaaATATCCAGTTTGGAGCACCACTGTTGTGTCAGAGCAGCAACTACATCCCAAACCGTCTCCTTTATCCTGAGAGCCTGAGCAGTAAAGATAAGTTCAtcttaaaaaatgattttatggGAGTGGGCGTGGAGGGAGTCCTTACCTGGAAAGCGTGGCTGGCAAAGCCCAAACCCAGCTGTCTGCACACTACCATGGCCTCCATGGTCCCCCAGTTGTCACTGCACACTGTGCCCCATGCCAAAGTGCCGTTCTTTTCCGCCAGGACCTCCACACGACCCTCATAGGGGTTACGGCCACCACTTAACCGAAGCTGTGGACAGAGATAGACAGATGTGTCTTGCAGTGCCATACAAATaagatctgtttttgttttatatgttgGATGGAATTACTCACCCTAGTGTGGAAACCCATGGCAGGAACATTACACCTGACAGCTGCGTCTTCTTCGTGGCTGCAGCCCAGAGCGTCACGGTTGAAGTAGCACTCAGTCCAGTGACTTTTCAAACCCAGAGCACTCCACCTCATTCATGTGGACCAGCCCAATCCCTATAGGGAAACCCAAGAGGCacaatgaatattttcatttctgttgaaCACATTACTAAACTTACTACGACTAAAATGAGCTGGAGTATTCACCATGTCCATAAttgaacaaaaaataatcatagaAGTGTCATCTGTTTCCATTACTTGGAAGAAGAAATTTGGTCTTTGGATTATGTAATAATTTTGGGAAACACAGGCCTGTGCAGCTCACTATTCCTGAGTGAAACAGCAGTAGTTGTAATAACAAGTCTGTCCAAAGACAGATGTAAGATTTCATCCTGTTTCCTAGAATTGTAATGCAAAGGAAACAAGCAGTCAGCtttgtcaaatgaaaatgagacaCTTGaggcttgttaaaaaaaaaaccctccctgcgtctctttctctttaaaaaaaaaaaaaaaaagtcatctgAGGGTAGCAGTGTTTCCACAATAACATGTGTGAGTACTCCCTTCACGCTAGTTTTCTTCCCATGTGACTGAACAGGAATGTCTCTAGTGATGTGATCTCTGAAACTACAATCAGTGACTGAGATGGACTGGCAGTGagtggagaaaaataaattcacaacAGGAAGAACACGGTGCTGTTGTAAACACACTCAACTTCCAGGTCTGACAGATGACTGTAACAGataataaaatactgaactTATCAAAGGTAGGATACAGAAAATCACTATAGGTCAAGTGCTATAACCAAAAAAAAGATTACATTGATATAGAAATACAGAAGTAAACTAATTGCATTTCCCTAGatgcacattttctttgtcttccatACAGGTGAAAATGGGAATCACTTTCTAGCACCACTTCAGACATTCTTGTTGAGTGacttcagaaaacaaacacaatcagctATTTCAAGTGTGCCGTCTGTGTGCGGTACCATTTTTGCATCCAGTGGCCAGCTCTTAAAAAAAGTCCCTCAAATAACCTTGTGTACTCTCCAACAAAGAATTCCTCCTCTGAAACTCataaaggctgtttttttttttctttgctggaAAATTTTGTGCAGTCTTGTGTTTTGCTGTGAGAataagacagagcagaggacaaCTGTTCCAAGGAACATATGCTTCTTATAACGCTGAGGTATATTGCATTTCGCAGAATCAGGTTCCTTAGTGAAGGTAAAAACATTAATGTGCTACTCCATACATTCCCCAACGCCTTTATGTGCTGAGCGAAGGTCTAGACTGATTGGAGTGAGACACAAACAGGTATTGATACAGAGGCCAAAGATAAGGCGGAGGTGCAGTTCTCTGGGTTAGGTCCACACCTTTCACTTTCACAGCTGGGAGTGAGTTCGACTTGATGTTGTGCTTGGGCTTTTATTGAGTAATAGTGAAATGTCATGAAAGCTAAAAATCTGTGAACGGTGAAGTTCAACAACCCGTCACAGAGCAACTAATCTGCATGTCCCACCTTGTCCCAGTCGGGCACCAGTCAGGGCCTCTTTGGCGCTACCAAATCCCAGCTCTCGACACACGACGGTGGCAGCTCGAATGTTCCAATTGTCGTCGCACACTGTGCCCCACTCGCCGTTCTTCAACACCTCCACTCGCCCCTCACCTATCATAGCTCCACCTCTTAGACGCACCAAGGGTTGCTATGGAGACAGtccaccaaaaacaaaaaatagtgaAATTGTTAAAAAGAACTTTGAATTTAAGTGATTTACTTACCTGTTATATTGGATCATACTGTATACTATAATATTATGTAATGATAAAACTATATTTGGCCATCATTGTTCCTTGTTTTGCCAGTCTACGGTAAAAATAGGTGTCACCTTGGTTAtaactaaaaaataaacaatcaaCAGAGGGAATACTGATAATTTGATTCTATACTTAACAGATGTTTAGCATTCATCTATTCAAATGTTTCCAGATGCTTGACCACAGGGCCACATGATTAATATGCAGGAAATGTTGTAATCCAGAGCTTGACAGGAGTTGATTATAGTATAATGTATCTTATGGTTACTGAACTCTGCATTTACATCAAAAGCAATTGATGTAAAGTAAGcattatgtaatgtaatgatgcAGTAACATACTGTGTTTGCTAAGCAAATAGGTTTTGAATTGAAAGtttatgtctttcttttaaaattaaTGATAAATCAACTGAGTCTAACTccgaacaaacaaacatctatAATATGTCCAGTTTAAATCACAGAGACTAATATCAGCCATATGGTATAATAAACTG of Lates calcarifer isolate ASB-BC8 linkage group LG12, TLL_Latcal_v3, whole genome shotgun sequence contains these proteins:
- the LOC108899702 gene encoding LOW QUALITY PROTEIN: lysyl oxidase homolog 2A-like (The sequence of the model RefSeq protein was modified relative to this genomic sequence to represent the inferred CDS: deleted 2 bases in 2 codons), with protein sequence MLRPVAIHCLLFVSLCTWALCSAQSDSGTPVIQLRLAGEKRKHHEGRVEVFYNGEWGTVCDDDFSIYAAQVVCRELGFVDAESWSPSAKYGRGEGRIWLDNVHCRGGEKSLAQCESNGFGVSDCKHSEDVGVVCNQKRIPGFKFIRNQANGEMGLTVQVEDMRIRATYSQRKRIPITEGFLEVKDGGKWRQICNEEWTEMNSRVICGMYGFPGVKRFNTRPYKLLAKRRKEELLGFLCPTAPGNEANLADCKLGREIELKGNSTCGQGMPVVVSCVPGRAFAPSVSTGFRKAYRVEQPLVRLRGGAMIGEGRVEVLKNGEWGTVCDDNWNIRAATVVCRELGFGSAKEALTGARLGQGIGLVHMNEVECSGFEKSLTECYFNRDALGCSHEEDAAVRCNVPAMGFHTRLRLSGGRNPYEGRVEVLAEKNGTLAWGTVCSDNWGTMEAMVVCRQLGLGFASHAFQETWYWGGESSADTVVMSGVRCSGTELTLDQCLHHGKHIQCAKGGGRFSAGVSCTQTAPDLVLNAQVVEQTTYLEDRPMYALQCAQEENCLSSSADKADPTSYRRLLRFSSQIHNNGQSDFRPRAAHHSWIWHECHRHYHSMEVFTHYDLLSLNGTKVAEGHKASFCLEDSNCDEGIQKRYECANFGAQGITVGCWDTYRHDIDCQWIDITDIKPGDYIFQVVINPNYEVAESDYTNNVMKCRSRYDGQRIWMYNCRIGGSRSSETEDMFPGLLTNQLSHR